In Armatimonadia bacterium, the following proteins share a genomic window:
- the lepB gene encoding signal peptidase I → MLSQRAGSQLTLWQRLNRPVGRWGSSVVLALALLVVLWVWRDVRVGMVVSDSMKPTLQRGDYYLIRIDAYRKRGPQHGDVLVIKHPQGHEILIKRVLGVGGDWISVVNGHAWVNGEWLVEPYIKKAPDLPERPVFTRVPDGQLFLMGDNRNLSEDSRDIGTLAAKQVIGRATRIIWPVKRRGRLDGVDLKVPDTWTPPVGW, encoded by the coding sequence ATGCTTTCACAACGGGCTGGAAGTCAGCTAACGCTCTGGCAACGCCTGAACCGCCCCGTAGGCCGCTGGGGCAGCTCAGTTGTCCTTGCCTTGGCGCTGCTGGTGGTCCTCTGGGTCTGGCGGGATGTGCGGGTCGGGATGGTCGTGTCGGACTCCATGAAGCCAACACTGCAGCGGGGCGACTACTACCTGATTCGCATCGACGCCTACCGTAAGCGAGGACCCCAGCATGGCGACGTGCTAGTGATCAAGCACCCGCAGGGGCATGAGATCCTGATCAAGCGGGTTCTCGGCGTGGGTGGCGACTGGATCAGCGTGGTGAATGGCCATGCGTGGGTGAACGGCGAATGGCTGGTGGAGCCGTACATCAAGAAGGCGCCGGACCTGCCGGAGCGCCCCGTGTTCACCAGGGTGCCTGACGGCCAGCTCTTCCTGATGGGAGACAACCGCAATCTGAGCGAGGATAGCCGAGACATCGGCACCCTCGCCGCGAAGCAGGTGATCGGTCGAGCGACACGGATCATCTGGCCAGTGAAGCGTCGGGGACGGCTGGATGGGGTGGACCTGAAGGTGCCGGACACCTGGACGCCACCGGTCGGCTGGTGA
- a CDS encoding DUF1961 family protein, whose protein sequence is MAGLPLPSLTLVVLLVWLPVASPAVEAGPVVSTPVVFQEDFSHGMQNWWAEGGVRVWVQDERLHVNADPTPEEADKPAVCTVWCKQPFSGDVRVEFDAHVVSSSTNTNNINLFLHYSDPSGKALYETRNLRSTADYKLYHVLSGNILTFLNDTDTKPTPPADQQKARVRLRHCPGFELLGQAYTYHCRQGVTYHVALVRQGTRLACYVDGNLLLEAQDPKPPSSGLLGLRTFRTYLWWDNIKVTALSGAETQTR, encoded by the coding sequence ATGGCAGGGCTGCCACTACCTTCGCTCACGCTTGTGGTGCTGCTGGTATGGCTACCAGTAGCCTCGCCGGCCGTGGAGGCAGGACCCGTGGTCAGCACCCCGGTGGTCTTCCAGGAAGACTTCTCCCACGGCATGCAGAACTGGTGGGCCGAAGGTGGCGTCCGTGTGTGGGTGCAGGACGAGCGTCTTCACGTCAACGCCGATCCGACCCCCGAGGAGGCCGACAAGCCGGCGGTCTGTACCGTGTGGTGCAAGCAGCCCTTCTCCGGAGATGTGCGCGTCGAGTTCGATGCTCATGTTGTCTCCTCCAGCACGAACACGAACAACATCAACCTGTTCCTGCACTACTCAGACCCTTCCGGCAAGGCGCTCTACGAAACCCGCAACCTGCGCTCGACGGCTGACTACAAGCTCTACCACGTGCTCAGCGGCAACATCCTGACCTTCCTGAACGATACCGACACAAAGCCCACACCGCCGGCCGATCAACAAAAGGCGCGGGTCCGTCTACGCCACTGCCCGGGCTTTGAGCTGCTCGGCCAGGCCTACACCTACCATTGCCGCCAGGGCGTCACCTACCATGTAGCCCTGGTCAGACAGGGCACGCGTCTGGCCTGCTACGTCGACGGCAACCTGCTGCTCGAGGCGCAGGACCCAAAGCCGCCATCCAGTGGCCTTCTCGGTCTACGCACCTTCCGCACCTATCTGTGGTGGGACAACATCAAGGTAACAGCTCTCTCAGGTGCCGAAACGCAGACCCGCTAG
- a CDS encoding fibronectin type III domain-containing protein, translated as MFRLVRDSAIVLCLAGVFVLVGCGGGGGGDTTTVAAPTNFVSSGHTNTSVTLTWVDRAGSEVAYEVQRRQTSPLTVDWATVATLGANVSTYTDPGLNAASTYEYQVRAVGTSSASSWAGPVSVTTSGTLTPPSAPSNFRVTALTSSSVSLAWTDTNASDSLTPFEIQRQASGGSWVALVTTLVGQTTYTDSTAAMGTTYNYRIRATNGTQMTAWVGPVMATPTPVGTVTGRLKNLTTSAAIAGATVAIGTLSATSLSDGSFTITNVPVGTQTLTATATNYDNLTSAITVVMGANALGDVYMTPTGSGPPPPPF; from the coding sequence ATGTTCAGGCTTGTGCGCGATAGCGCGATCGTTCTTTGCCTTGCAGGTGTCTTTGTGCTTGTGGGTTGCGGGGGAGGTGGCGGAGGCGACACGACGACGGTAGCGGCGCCCACTAACTTCGTTTCCTCCGGTCACACGAACACCTCCGTGACGCTCACGTGGGTCGACCGGGCGGGCAGTGAGGTTGCGTACGAAGTGCAGCGCCGCCAGACCTCTCCCCTGACGGTGGACTGGGCCACGGTGGCCACTCTGGGCGCCAACGTCAGCACCTACACGGACCCGGGGCTGAACGCGGCCTCGACCTACGAGTACCAGGTTCGTGCGGTCGGGACCTCCAGCGCCTCGTCCTGGGCCGGACCGGTCTCGGTCACGACTTCAGGTACGCTGACGCCGCCATCGGCACCGAGCAACTTCCGGGTGACTGCCCTCACGAGCAGCTCGGTCTCGCTGGCCTGGACCGACACCAACGCCTCGGACAGTCTGACCCCCTTTGAGATCCAGCGACAGGCCTCGGGCGGAAGCTGGGTGGCCCTGGTCACCACGTTGGTAGGACAGACGACCTACACAGACAGCACCGCAGCAATGGGCACGACCTACAACTACCGAATTCGAGCGACGAACGGCACGCAGATGACGGCGTGGGTCGGCCCGGTAATGGCAACGCCGACTCCGGTCGGTACTGTGACAGGGCGACTGAAGAACCTCACCACGAGCGCGGCGATCGCCGGCGCCACGGTGGCCATCGGCACGCTCTCGGCAACCTCGCTGTCTGATGGCAGCTTCACGATCACGAACGTACCGGTGGGGACGCAGACACTGACGGCAACCGCGACGAACTACGACAATCTGACTAGCGCGATCACGGTAGTCATGGGCGCCAACGCCCTCGGCGATGTGTACATGACGCCTACCGGAAGCGGGCCGCCGCCGCCACCGTTCTAG
- a CDS encoding tetratricopeptide repeat protein, translated as MEPDGLFSQEPKSSSTQTSRDGTPLRRRLRNWWSLARVELGLRRLPEGTRADYVAPVATRAAEEDDPEAVRRMLPYALSGLGFAVLAALIFWVYGLLTAQPTPGAATSAQEYVLRSLDRVAAGDLAGAQTLRDEAHHRFPRTLQIYLLDGYLLSADRRAGPAQAKDLLEKMNAGRANLSQLVTLAGYGLSVGQTDTALKALETAVKCSPRSSELGLVRASAYLIAGKTQEALDEANRLEELMGPSAPPYDVRGRAYMQMGRPDLARPQLAAAVEYSPSTAHLRLALADALTQLGDTTGALTQINDVLSYYPDSADAYVGMAILKDKHGSTDDAEKALREALKINPNHVKALNNLAYLLAVTRSRPADALPFAERAARLAPNVPQVLDTLGYAYSLLGRNKEALPLLEKAAASLPDNPDVQNHLSRTRAALNH; from the coding sequence ATGGAACCGGATGGGCTTTTCTCACAGGAACCCAAGTCATCCTCAACCCAGACCTCACGCGACGGGACGCCTCTGCGCAGGCGGCTCCGCAACTGGTGGAGTCTCGCTCGCGTTGAGCTCGGGCTGCGGCGGCTGCCGGAGGGTACGCGAGCCGACTACGTTGCTCCCGTTGCCACCCGGGCTGCGGAGGAGGACGACCCCGAAGCGGTACGGCGCATGCTTCCCTATGCGTTGTCGGGCCTCGGCTTTGCGGTGCTGGCGGCCCTGATCTTCTGGGTCTACGGCCTGCTAACCGCGCAGCCAACTCCAGGGGCCGCCACCTCTGCCCAGGAGTACGTCCTGCGGTCCCTGGACCGCGTCGCCGCCGGTGATCTCGCAGGTGCCCAGACGCTGCGCGACGAGGCCCATCACAGGTTCCCGCGCACACTCCAGATCTACCTGCTCGACGGCTATCTGCTGTCAGCCGACCGCCGGGCGGGTCCCGCCCAGGCCAAAGACCTGCTTGAGAAGATGAACGCCGGCCGCGCCAACCTCAGCCAACTGGTCACCCTTGCCGGCTACGGCCTGTCGGTCGGGCAGACCGACACCGCGCTGAAGGCCCTTGAGACTGCAGTCAAATGCTCTCCTCGCAGCAGCGAACTGGGCCTGGTGCGGGCCTCTGCCTACCTCATCGCAGGCAAGACACAGGAAGCCCTGGACGAAGCGAACCGTCTCGAAGAGCTCATGGGCCCTTCGGCGCCACCCTATGATGTGCGTGGACGAGCCTACATGCAGATGGGACGTCCCGACCTGGCTCGCCCTCAACTCGCCGCCGCTGTGGAGTACTCACCCAGCACTGCCCATCTGCGTCTGGCGCTCGCCGATGCCCTGACCCAGTTGGGCGACACCACGGGCGCCCTGACCCAGATCAACGACGTCCTCAGCTACTACCCAGACAGTGCCGACGCCTACGTTGGAATGGCGATCCTGAAGGACAAGCACGGCTCCACAGATGACGCCGAGAAGGCCCTGCGCGAGGCGCTCAAGATCAACCCGAACCACGTCAAGGCTCTGAACAACCTCGCCTACCTCCTCGCCGTCACCAGGAGCCGGCCGGCTGACGCCTTGCCCTTCGCCGAGCGGGCCGCCAGGCTTGCTCCCAACGTCCCCCAGGTCCTCGACACTCTAGGCTATGCCTACAGCCTTCTGGGCCGCAACAAGGAAGCACTGCCGCTGCTCGAGAAGGCGGCTGCCTCGCTTCCTGATAACCCCGACGTGCAGAACCATCTGTCACGCACCCGAGCCGCTCTCAATCACTAG
- a CDS encoding radical SAM protein: MTHFLDDETYLGLKPVRDRGRAVLLFPNAYRLGMSSLALQTLYALLNNAGLVCERAFLPDAKARKPLATGLRSLESETPLGGFEFVLLSSSFELDWLLMPALLEAGGIPARREDRDEMHPIVLAGGAAVTANPEPLAGIADVLVRGEIEPIAAQFLAILMGAESREEVFAGLASLPGVYLPSQASSAQTVERLVQRQLDEVLTETSVLTPHTEFASRFLIEVSRGCGRTCRFCMARQLYHPLRVRHLDALMPRLERALGYTDRVGLVGAAISDYPWVDELVSLLRERGASLSVSSVRAENVSEALVRALAQSGQDTLTLAPETGSDALRAAIGKTLTREHLHRCLRLGLAAGISHFRLYFMLGLPGEQPEDVEAIPQLVAHLREENPGALLSASINPFAPKPHTPFAQARVLPEAEVTRRLRQVANALRKAGVHDVTTDSPRAAEAQAVLGRGGRELSEPLIAASLQGASLGAFRREVNRTDRTWGDYLTPGEDRS, from the coding sequence TTGACCCATTTTCTCGACGACGAGACCTACCTTGGCCTCAAACCCGTTCGCGACAGGGGACGGGCCGTGCTGCTGTTCCCCAATGCCTACCGGCTGGGGATGTCCAGTCTCGCCCTGCAGACTCTCTACGCCCTGCTCAACAACGCCGGACTGGTCTGCGAGCGCGCCTTTCTGCCGGACGCAAAGGCACGCAAACCCCTGGCGACAGGCCTTCGCTCTCTGGAGTCCGAGACCCCACTCGGCGGCTTCGAGTTCGTCCTACTCTCCAGCTCCTTCGAGCTGGACTGGCTGCTGATGCCCGCGCTCCTGGAGGCCGGTGGGATCCCCGCTCGCCGCGAAGACCGCGACGAGATGCACCCGATTGTCCTTGCAGGGGGAGCAGCCGTCACCGCCAATCCCGAGCCCCTGGCCGGGATCGCCGACGTCCTGGTGCGAGGAGAGATCGAGCCGATCGCGGCGCAGTTCCTGGCCATCCTCATGGGTGCCGAGTCACGCGAGGAGGTCTTCGCCGGCCTTGCGTCCCTGCCCGGCGTGTACCTCCCGTCACAGGCCTCCTCGGCACAGACCGTGGAGCGCCTCGTCCAGCGCCAGCTAGATGAGGTTCTCACGGAGACCTCGGTCCTCACCCCACACACCGAGTTTGCGAGCCGCTTCCTGATTGAGGTCAGCCGTGGATGCGGACGCACCTGCCGCTTCTGCATGGCACGACAGCTCTACCATCCGCTGCGGGTGCGTCACCTGGATGCTCTGATGCCGCGCCTTGAGCGCGCCCTGGGGTATACAGACCGCGTCGGCCTCGTTGGGGCAGCCATCTCGGACTATCCCTGGGTCGATGAGCTGGTCAGCCTGCTGCGCGAACGCGGCGCCAGCCTCTCGGTCTCCTCCGTGCGCGCCGAGAACGTCAGCGAGGCTCTGGTCAGGGCGCTTGCACAGTCCGGCCAGGACACCCTGACGCTGGCTCCCGAGACGGGCAGTGATGCTCTGCGTGCCGCCATCGGCAAGACCTTGACCCGCGAGCATCTGCATCGCTGTCTGCGCCTTGGCCTGGCCGCCGGGATCTCTCACTTCAGGCTCTACTTCATGCTAGGCCTACCGGGTGAGCAGCCGGAGGACGTCGAGGCGATCCCGCAGCTCGTTGCCCACCTGCGCGAGGAGAACCCTGGCGCCCTCCTCAGCGCCTCCATCAATCCCTTTGCACCGAAGCCACACACGCCCTTTGCCCAGGCCCGAGTCTTGCCCGAGGCCGAGGTTACTCGCAGGCTGCGCCAGGTGGCCAATGCCCTCCGCAAGGCGGGTGTCCATGACGTGACCACCGATTCGCCCCGTGCAGCCGAAGCGCAGGCAGTTCTCGGTCGCGGCGGACGTGAGCTCAGCGAGCCCCTGATCGCCGCCTCCTTGCAGGGGGCAAGCCTCGGTGCCTTCCGCCGTGAGGTCAACCGCACCGACCGCACCTGGGGCGACTACCTGACACCGGGCGAGGACCGCAGCTGA
- a CDS encoding aldo/keto reductase, with translation MSPDFAPDRYDTMPYRRCGCSGLKLPALSLGLWQALGEPGKEDLCRETVHYAFDHGVTHFDLANNYGPPPGNSERIMSKILCHMPRDEVIISTKAGYTMWEGPYGDWGSKKYLVASLDQSLKRMGLEYVDIFYHHRPDPETPLEETLGALDLIVRQGKALYVGVSNYPGDRFCDAVDTVRAHDWAPLTIHQPRYNLLQRGIETNLLPYSTRLGTGVIAFGPLGGGVLTDRYLKGLPPDSRWGKRGDEGHRWWEDQKDKGVWDKVEALTQIADERGQTLAQMALAWVLRLPGVTSALIGASSVEQVRQDLKALDNLDFSSEERARIDALTQ, from the coding sequence ATGTCACCCGATTTCGCCCCAGACCGCTATGATACGATGCCCTATCGCCGTTGCGGATGCAGCGGACTGAAGCTCCCGGCACTGTCACTGGGGTTGTGGCAGGCCCTCGGTGAGCCGGGCAAGGAGGACCTTTGCCGCGAGACCGTCCACTATGCCTTCGACCACGGTGTGACCCACTTCGACCTCGCCAACAACTACGGGCCACCGCCGGGCAACAGTGAGCGCATCATGAGCAAGATCCTCTGCCACATGCCGCGCGACGAGGTGATCATCTCCACCAAGGCCGGGTATACGATGTGGGAGGGTCCCTACGGTGACTGGGGCTCCAAGAAGTACCTCGTCGCCAGCCTCGATCAGTCCCTGAAGCGTATGGGCCTGGAGTACGTGGACATCTTCTACCACCACCGGCCTGATCCCGAGACGCCGCTGGAGGAGACGCTTGGGGCCCTCGACCTGATCGTCCGCCAGGGCAAGGCGCTCTACGTCGGCGTCAGCAACTATCCGGGCGATCGCTTCTGCGATGCCGTCGACACGGTTCGGGCCCATGACTGGGCTCCGCTCACAATCCACCAGCCTCGCTACAACCTTCTGCAGCGTGGCATCGAGACGAACCTGCTGCCCTACAGCACTCGTCTGGGCACGGGTGTCATCGCCTTTGGCCCGCTGGGTGGCGGCGTCCTCACAGACCGCTATCTCAAGGGACTGCCGCCGGACTCGCGCTGGGGGAAGAGGGGAGACGAAGGCCACCGGTGGTGGGAAGACCAGAAGGACAAGGGCGTGTGGGACAAGGTCGAGGCCCTGACGCAGATCGCCGACGAGCGCGGACAGACCCTGGCCCAGATGGCTCTCGCCTGGGTTCTGCGCCTTCCCGGAGTCACCAGCGCCCTTATCGGGGCTTCTTCCGTCGAGCAAGTTCGCCAGGACCTCAAGGCCCTCGACAACCTCGACTTCAGCTCCGAGGAGCGAGCGCGAATCGACGCCTTGACGCAGTAG
- a CDS encoding DUF1343 domain-containing protein, translating to MTSDASATSPRTLTGLDVLERDGCSALSGARVALITNPTAVTRSRRHLLDVLIEGGVNLVALFGPEHGIRADHDETFRVTSSVDEATGLTVHSLFSDITRPTADMLRDVDVLLFDIADVGVRYYTYTTTMAYCMEEAAVHGLRFMVLDRPNPITATRVEGPVLDPPFRGLAAHHRVPTRHGLTAGELARFANHEYGIGCDLEIVRCENWQRDQWFDETGLPWVNPSPNLRNLNQCLLYTVCAGIEFSQIAVGRGTDSPFEVFGAPYIDGVELSARLNDLTDWPLRFVPIEFTPRSHRFEGERCGGCFLFTTDREKLRPVEANLRIACELEALYPSQLDARRSERLLGGPAIAEAIAQGSSADQIIASYQEGLADYEARRPQYLLYA from the coding sequence ATGACTTCCGATGCTTCCGCCACGAGCCCCAGGACCCTCACGGGTCTCGATGTTCTTGAGCGCGATGGCTGCAGCGCCCTCTCCGGAGCCCGCGTCGCACTCATCACGAACCCGACCGCCGTCACCCGCAGTCGCCGCCACCTCCTCGATGTGCTGATCGAGGGCGGCGTGAACCTCGTGGCCCTCTTCGGCCCCGAGCATGGGATCCGCGCCGACCATGATGAGACCTTCCGGGTCACCTCCAGCGTCGACGAGGCCACCGGGCTGACGGTCCACAGCCTCTTCTCCGACATCACCCGACCCACGGCCGACATGCTGCGCGATGTCGATGTCCTGCTCTTCGACATCGCCGATGTGGGTGTCCGCTACTACACCTACACCACGACCATGGCTTACTGCATGGAGGAGGCTGCAGTACACGGGCTGCGCTTCATGGTCCTCGACCGTCCGAATCCCATCACCGCCACCCGTGTCGAGGGACCGGTGCTCGATCCTCCCTTCCGGGGTCTGGCTGCGCACCACAGGGTTCCGACCCGGCACGGTCTGACGGCTGGCGAGTTGGCCCGGTTCGCGAACCACGAGTACGGCATCGGCTGCGACCTTGAGATTGTGCGTTGTGAGAACTGGCAGCGCGACCAGTGGTTCGACGAGACCGGTCTGCCCTGGGTCAACCCCTCACCCAACCTGCGCAACCTCAACCAGTGCCTCCTCTACACGGTCTGCGCCGGGATTGAGTTCTCGCAGATTGCCGTCGGGCGTGGCACGGACAGCCCCTTCGAGGTCTTCGGCGCACCCTACATCGACGGAGTTGAGCTATCAGCCCGCCTCAACGACCTCACCGATTGGCCGCTGCGCTTCGTCCCAATCGAGTTCACGCCTCGCTCGCACCGGTTTGAGGGTGAGCGCTGTGGCGGCTGCTTCCTGTTCACCACTGACCGCGAGAAGCTCCGGCCCGTGGAGGCCAACCTCCGGATTGCCTGTGAACTGGAGGCCCTCTACCCGTCGCAACTCGACGCGCGACGCAGTGAGCGCCTTCTCGGCGGCCCGGCCATCGCCGAAGCGATCGCGCAGGGAAGCTCTGCCGACCAGATCATCGCCTCCTACCAGGAGGGCCTTGCCGACTACGAAGCCAGGCGCCCTCAGTATCTTCTCTACGCCTAA
- a CDS encoding extracellular solute-binding protein, whose amino-acid sequence MCRYALLFLLACGPVFSAPNPLVREAVQFALWHSGDSRERRTINEVLAGAQRSRPGLSVVAEGHPGTDPYRQMQLWCKTGAAGVPDIVVLRDQWLPDFAAFLEPLNARLYATDLRNIPEAVRSRLRFAGNLYGVPWQVNTFALYYRPDLLDAAGMLPPRTWEELLICARRVHNPPEVYGFGLPGNLDGGAAEALLQMLWSYGTDLPGLDRPSALPAEVLSRCLQLYSDLHAVAEPEVLSWSQDALEDHFLKGKLAMIVADRTFRDRLEAQTSAPKWAVTSLPAGTSSAGRLTVDVACVFKSSTHREAAAHVLRCLTTFEAVTGLTKVGSVPFHTDLVRDLRLDPLQAAFSANLEQSRGLPLQRWPSARDAFSEGLVYLLSGRMSVAEAADLIQKRLAEGEAPHTP is encoded by the coding sequence ATGTGCAGATATGCGTTACTGTTCCTGCTTGCCTGCGGGCCTGTCTTCAGCGCGCCTAATCCCCTGGTGCGCGAGGCGGTTCAGTTCGCCCTCTGGCACAGTGGTGACAGCCGCGAGCGGCGCACCATCAACGAGGTCCTGGCCGGCGCCCAGCGCAGCCGTCCCGGCCTGAGTGTCGTCGCAGAAGGTCATCCCGGCACCGATCCCTATCGCCAGATGCAGCTTTGGTGCAAGACCGGCGCTGCAGGTGTGCCCGATATCGTGGTGCTCCGCGACCAGTGGCTCCCCGACTTCGCTGCCTTCCTGGAGCCGCTCAACGCTCGCCTGTATGCAACCGACCTGCGCAACATCCCCGAGGCCGTGCGGTCCCGTCTGCGTTTCGCCGGGAACCTCTACGGCGTGCCCTGGCAGGTCAACACCTTCGCCCTCTACTACCGTCCCGACCTCCTCGATGCGGCCGGTATGCTTCCGCCCCGCACCTGGGAGGAGTTGCTCATCTGTGCCCGACGGGTCCACAACCCGCCCGAGGTCTATGGCTTCGGCCTCCCGGGCAACCTTGACGGCGGCGCCGCTGAAGCGCTGCTGCAGATGCTCTGGTCCTATGGGACAGACCTTCCGGGCCTCGATCGCCCTTCTGCCTTGCCCGCCGAGGTGCTCTCGCGCTGCCTGCAGTTGTACAGCGACCTGCACGCGGTTGCCGAACCCGAAGTGCTGTCCTGGAGTCAGGATGCCCTGGAGGACCACTTCCTCAAGGGTAAGCTGGCGATGATCGTCGCCGACAGGACCTTCCGCGACCGCCTGGAAGCGCAGACCTCGGCCCCGAAATGGGCAGTGACGTCGCTTCCGGCGGGAACCTCCTCGGCCGGTCGGCTCACCGTCGATGTGGCCTGTGTTTTCAAGTCCTCGACCCATCGCGAGGCGGCCGCCCATGTGCTGCGATGCCTGACGACCTTCGAGGCCGTCACTGGGCTGACCAAAGTCGGGAGCGTTCCCTTCCACACCGACTTGGTTCGCGACTTGCGCCTGGACCCACTTCAGGCCGCCTTCAGCGCGAACCTCGAGCAGTCCAGGGGACTACCCTTGCAGCGCTGGCCTTCAGCCCGCGACGCCTTCTCGGAGGGCCTCGTGTACTTGCTCTCGGGCCGCATGTCCGTCGCCGAAGCTGCCGACCTGATCCAGAAGCGCCTGGCCGAGGGCGAGGCACCGCACACTCCCTGA
- a CDS encoding FAD-dependent oxidoreductase, whose translation MLPGTANRAFLLCAALLCTTFLITLPTSGAIAASGSVARVVTTDLCVYGGTPAGVMAAVQMRRMGHTAVIAEPGKHLGGMSSGGLGATDIGNADAIGGISREFYNRVADYYATVYGKDSAQFKACHGGFRFEPHIAERFFNQFVAESQVPVYYNQRLQEVRTRSRIHEIRMEDGTVYRARMYVDATYEGDLMAMAGVSFTIGREGNWKYEETLNGVQFGRGSHNFRVPIDPFRKPGDPAGGLLKGISPNDPGVQNEGDDRVQAYNFRMCLTKDPVLRVPFPKPRGYDPERYTILARYIEAGVWDALNSSIPMPNAKTDTNNCGAFSTDNIGMNYEWPAADWKTRERIFQEHLTYQQGLMWFLCHDQRVTKDIRDAVNQWGLCRDEFTDNGGWSPQLYVREGRRMVSDYVMTEHNCRGAAKPLDSIGLAAYTMDSHHTQRVVKDGRVVNEGDVQVGGFPPYPISYRAIVPRFSECRNLFVPVCLSSSHIAYGSIRMEPVFMVVGQSAGTAAALALEGDVWIQRVDMSRLQARLRADSQVLAWTRVAAPAPVFEAPAIAASSLKGVALDDRDGVKQGQWTSSNMAASRRLGVGYLHDGDINKGSCSISYTPDIPTEGEYEILVLGPPHANRATNVPVTIRVEGRPDVTVHISQKIDTTEGFFSVGKFSLPAGKATTVTISNRDTDGFVVADGIQFLPVGR comes from the coding sequence GTGTTGCCTGGAACCGCGAACCGAGCCTTCCTGCTTTGTGCTGCCCTGCTTTGCACGACCTTTCTGATCACGCTGCCAACCTCCGGGGCCATCGCTGCCTCGGGTTCGGTGGCACGGGTCGTCACCACCGACCTGTGCGTCTACGGTGGCACACCGGCCGGAGTCATGGCGGCCGTACAGATGCGTCGCATGGGTCATACGGCGGTGATCGCCGAGCCCGGTAAGCACCTCGGCGGCATGTCCTCTGGAGGCCTGGGAGCTACCGACATCGGCAATGCCGACGCTATCGGGGGAATCTCGCGCGAGTTCTACAACCGCGTGGCCGACTACTACGCCACGGTCTACGGCAAGGATTCTGCGCAGTTCAAGGCCTGTCACGGCGGCTTCCGTTTCGAGCCCCACATCGCAGAGAGGTTCTTCAACCAGTTCGTGGCAGAATCCCAGGTGCCGGTCTACTACAACCAGCGCCTGCAGGAGGTCCGCACCCGCAGCCGCATCCATGAGATCCGCATGGAGGACGGCACCGTCTACCGCGCCCGCATGTACGTCGATGCGACCTACGAAGGCGACCTCATGGCCATGGCGGGCGTGTCCTTCACCATCGGGCGCGAGGGCAACTGGAAGTACGAGGAGACCCTCAACGGGGTGCAGTTCGGCCGCGGCTCTCACAACTTCCGAGTGCCCATCGATCCCTTCCGCAAGCCTGGTGATCCTGCCGGCGGCCTGCTCAAGGGAATCTCCCCGAATGACCCCGGCGTGCAGAACGAGGGCGACGACCGTGTCCAGGCCTACAACTTCCGCATGTGCCTGACCAAGGATCCCGTGCTGCGTGTGCCCTTCCCGAAGCCCAGAGGCTATGACCCGGAGCGCTACACGATCCTGGCGCGCTATATCGAGGCCGGCGTCTGGGATGCCCTGAACTCGAGCATCCCCATGCCCAATGCCAAGACCGACACCAACAACTGCGGCGCGTTCTCCACCGACAACATCGGCATGAACTACGAGTGGCCCGCGGCCGACTGGAAGACGCGAGAGCGGATCTTCCAGGAGCATCTCACCTACCAGCAGGGCCTGATGTGGTTCCTCTGCCACGACCAGCGAGTCACCAAGGATATCCGCGATGCGGTCAACCAGTGGGGCCTGTGTCGCGACGAGTTCACCGACAATGGCGGATGGTCACCACAGCTATACGTCCGTGAAGGCCGCCGCATGGTGTCCGACTACGTCATGACTGAACACAACTGTCGCGGTGCCGCCAAGCCGCTTGACTCGATCGGTCTGGCCGCGTATACAATGGACTCCCATCATACCCAGCGCGTGGTCAAGGACGGGCGAGTGGTGAACGAAGGGGATGTCCAGGTCGGTGGGTTCCCACCCTACCCGATCTCCTATCGCGCGATCGTCCCCCGCTTCTCCGAGTGCCGCAACTTGTTCGTTCCGGTCTGTCTGTCCTCGTCTCACATCGCTTACGGGTCGATCCGGATGGAGCCGGTGTTCATGGTTGTCGGCCAGTCCGCCGGGACGGCAGCAGCCCTGGCCCTGGAGGGCGACGTCTGGATCCAGCGCGTCGATATGAGCCGGTTGCAGGCCCGGCTCCGCGCCGATAGCCAGGTTCTGGCGTGGACCAGGGTCGCAGCCCCCGCGCCGGTTTTCGAGGCCCCGGCGATCGCCGCCTCTTCGCTGAAGGGAGTGGCTCTGGACGACCGCGACGGAGTGAAGCAGGGACAGTGGACCTCCTCGAACATGGCCGCGAGTCGTCGCCTGGGCGTCGGCTACCTTCACGACGGCGACATCAACAAGGGCTCCTGCTCCATCAGCTACACGCCTGATATCCCCACCGAGGGTGAGTATGAGATCCTCGTGCTCGGGCCGCCGCATGCGAACCGTGCGACCAACGTGCCCGTCACGATCAGGGTTGAGGGGCGTCCCGACGTAACCGTCCACATCAGCCAGAAGATCGACACCACCGAAGGCTTCTTCTCTGTGGGCAAGTTCAGCCTGCCGGCAGGGAAGGCCACTACTGTGACTATCTCCAACCGCGACACCGACGGTTTCGTCGTTGCCGACGGCATCCAATTCCTTCCGGTCGGTCGCTGA